The Alphaproteobacteria bacterium genome has a segment encoding these proteins:
- a CDS encoding leucyl aminopeptidase — translation MKFDFLDRGIPAEGTLILGLFEEKKLEGIAAEVDKKSGGSISRAIATKDFKGKKDDAFRLIAPAGVKISEIIVFGLGKEKDLTQLGLEELGGRIIPVLEKCKDKTATIQLPPLKIKGIDEDTATAHVAYGALLRTWKFDKYQTKKKDANKVHLKTLAFMTKSPKAAKKAFEPLNQVAEGVFLTRHVVSEPPNVIYPESLAKIAKELKTHGVGVELLNEAQMKKLGMGAILGVGQGSIRDSYMVLLTWKGGPKSQAPLAIVGKGVTFDTGGISIKPAQNMDEMKYDMAGSGVVLGLMRALAGRKAKVNVVGVMGLVENMPSGSAQRPGDVVTTMSGQTIEVLNTDAEGRLVLADALWYTQNRFKPQAMVDLATLTGAIVICLGNEHAGLFSNNDKLAKGLEEAGITTGEKLWRLPLTEAYDKDIDSTVADVQNIGSGRGAGSITAAQFLQRFVNNVPWAHLDIAGTAWDKKGRPLSVKGATAFGVRLLNNWIQTNYEK, via the coding sequence ATGAAATTTGATTTTCTAGACCGTGGCATTCCAGCTGAAGGAACCCTGATTCTTGGACTCTTTGAAGAAAAGAAATTGGAAGGCATTGCAGCGGAAGTTGACAAAAAGTCGGGTGGATCCATATCTCGTGCCATCGCCACCAAAGACTTTAAGGGGAAAAAGGATGACGCCTTTCGTCTGATCGCCCCTGCTGGAGTGAAGATCAGCGAAATTATCGTGTTCGGCCTTGGAAAAGAGAAAGACCTAACGCAACTCGGTCTTGAAGAATTGGGGGGCAGAATCATTCCTGTTCTTGAAAAATGTAAAGATAAAACGGCAACAATTCAATTACCCCCCCTCAAAATAAAAGGAATAGATGAGGACACAGCAACCGCTCATGTAGCCTATGGCGCTCTCCTTCGCACTTGGAAATTTGACAAATACCAAACGAAGAAGAAGGATGCCAATAAGGTTCATTTGAAGACGCTTGCCTTTATGACGAAGTCACCGAAGGCAGCAAAAAAGGCATTTGAGCCTCTGAACCAAGTTGCCGAAGGTGTTTTCTTGACACGACATGTGGTCTCTGAGCCACCGAATGTCATTTACCCAGAAAGCCTTGCAAAAATTGCCAAAGAACTCAAAACCCATGGCGTCGGCGTCGAGCTTTTAAACGAAGCTCAAATGAAGAAGCTTGGCATGGGTGCCATTCTTGGCGTCGGTCAGGGAAGTATCCGCGATTCCTATATGGTGCTATTGACTTGGAAAGGGGGGCCCAAAAGTCAGGCTCCGTTGGCCATCGTTGGTAAGGGCGTCACCTTTGACACAGGCGGGATCTCCATCAAACCAGCCCAAAATATGGATGAAATGAAATATGACATGGCAGGGTCCGGCGTTGTTCTCGGATTGATGCGCGCCCTTGCGGGACGTAAAGCCAAAGTCAACGTTGTCGGCGTTATGGGGTTGGTCGAAAATATGCCATCCGGTTCTGCTCAACGTCCGGGAGATGTTGTCACAACCATGTCAGGACAGACCATTGAGGTTTTAAACACCGATGCAGAAGGTCGCTTAGTTTTAGCGGATGCCTTATGGTACACCCAAAATCGTTTTAAACCCCAAGCAATGGTAGACCTTGCAACGTTAACGGGGGCCATAGTTATTTGCCTTGGGAACGAACACGCAGGCCTCTTTTCCAACAACGATAAATTGGCCAAAGGCCTTGAAGAAGCCGGAATCACGACCGGTGAAAAGCTCTGGCGCCTCCCGTTAACAGAGGCCTATGACAAGGACATTGATTCAACAGTAGCGGACGTCCAAAACATTGGCTCCGGCCGTGGGGCTGGTAGTATAACTGCAGCACAGTTTTTACAAAGGTTCGTCAACAACGTGCCCTGGGCGCATCTTGACATTGCCGGAACTGCTTGGGACAAAAAGGGCCGCCCTTTAAGCGTCAAAGGCGCAACAGCATTTGGTGTGAGGCTTCTCAACAACTGGATCCAAACGAATTATGAAAAATGA
- a CDS encoding DNA polymerase III subunit chi, which translates to MKNEKAEVTLYQLTTHPLEKVLPRILEKVYDGGLHALVLTDTQERMQALNASLWTYSSLAFLPHGMDGNKLHDPADNPIWLSLDADNKNNATILVLTAGKSVEDLSPFTRCVDIFDGNDPTSLAAGLERCDHYRKQGHPVVYWKQSLSGNWDQVS; encoded by the coding sequence ATGAAAAATGAGAAAGCAGAGGTAACCCTCTATCAGTTGACCACGCATCCTTTAGAAAAGGTTCTCCCCCGGATATTGGAGAAAGTTTATGATGGGGGCTTGCACGCCCTCGTCCTCACAGACACGCAAGAGCGCATGCAGGCTTTAAATGCCTCTCTTTGGACGTATTCTTCCTTAGCGTTTCTTCCCCATGGCATGGATGGAAACAAGCTTCATGATCCGGCGGACAATCCAATATGGCTCAGCCTTGATGCCGACAATAAAAACAACGCTACCATTCTGGTTTTGACTGCTGGAAAATCTGTTGAAGACTTATCCCCTTTCACCCGCTGCGTCGATATCTTTGATGGTAACGATCCAACTTCCCTCGCCGCAGGCCTTGAACGGTGTGACCACTACCGCAAACAAGGGCACCCCGTTGTTTATTGGAAACAATCTTTGAGTGGAAATTGGGACCAGGTTTCTTAA
- the hisS gene encoding histidine--tRNA ligase, with translation MSEKNSQPVRGTHDLLGDEYRKHQWIQDVSYAVAQKYGYEPIATPIFEYTSVFKRTIGETSDIVGKEMYTFDDRGGDSITLRPEGTAGVVRAVISNSLTQSMPLKLIYDGPMMRYERPQKGRTRQFHQVGVECIGIADPLVDVETIALGAEILEKLEVLHRSVLEINTLGDIPSRTSYRQALVDYFTPHHSRLSADSQVRLTKNPLRILDSKDPQDREFIKDAPAFDAYLNDLSKDAFKKVCEGLENLGIPYKRNPHLVRGLDYYCHTAFEFVTTDLGSQGALLAGGRYDGLVAQLGGPETPGVGWAMGIDRIALMLEKAPSQPRPIAVIAVGDDVMAQSFQLAMNLRKDGIIVEFAYSGNVGKRLKRADKVNACAAILIGTDEIASSQATVRNLDTGEQNLVAFSALKDYLMSTFKQR, from the coding sequence ATGTCAGAAAAAAATAGCCAACCCGTCCGCGGCACCCATGATTTGCTGGGCGATGAGTATCGTAAACATCAATGGATTCAAGATGTTTCTTACGCTGTTGCCCAAAAATATGGCTATGAGCCCATCGCGACCCCTATATTTGAATATACGTCTGTCTTCAAACGCACCATAGGGGAAACCTCTGACATTGTTGGCAAGGAAATGTATACTTTTGATGACCGTGGTGGCGACAGCATTACGTTGCGCCCCGAAGGAACGGCAGGCGTTGTGCGGGCGGTTATTTCCAATAGTCTCACCCAATCCATGCCCTTGAAGCTGATCTATGATGGTCCTATGATGCGCTATGAGCGCCCTCAAAAGGGCCGTACGCGGCAGTTTCATCAAGTCGGCGTTGAATGTATCGGCATCGCGGATCCTCTTGTAGATGTGGAAACCATTGCTTTAGGGGCAGAGATTTTGGAGAAGCTCGAGGTCTTACATCGCTCCGTCTTAGAGATAAACACCTTAGGAGATATCCCCAGCAGAACCTCTTATCGGCAAGCTTTGGTTGATTATTTCACCCCGCACCACAGCCGTCTTTCTGCCGATAGCCAAGTGCGCTTGACCAAAAATCCGTTGCGTATCTTGGATTCCAAAGACCCTCAAGATCGGGAATTCATCAAAGACGCACCTGCATTTGATGCCTACCTCAATGATTTGTCTAAAGATGCTTTTAAGAAGGTCTGTGAAGGTCTTGAGAATTTGGGCATTCCCTATAAGAGGAACCCGCATTTGGTTCGAGGTCTAGATTATTACTGCCATACTGCCTTTGAGTTTGTCACCACGGACCTAGGTTCTCAAGGGGCACTCCTCGCTGGGGGGCGCTATGATGGCCTCGTCGCACAATTGGGTGGCCCCGAAACACCAGGTGTCGGATGGGCCATGGGTATTGACCGCATTGCTTTGATGCTCGAGAAAGCCCCCTCTCAACCTCGCCCCATCGCTGTTATTGCGGTCGGCGACGACGTGATGGCGCAGTCCTTCCAACTCGCTATGAATTTGCGGAAAGACGGCATCATAGTTGAATTCGCCTATTCCGGCAATGTGGGAAAGCGATTAAAGCGCGCTGACAAGGTCAATGCCTGCGCCGCTATTTTAATTGGGACAGATGAAATTGCCTCTTCCCAAGCAACCGTCCGTAATTTAGATACAGGTGAGCAGAATCTGGTAGCGTTTTCGGCCCTGAAAGACTATCTTATGAGTACTTTTAAACAACGATAA
- the prfA gene encoding peptide chain release factor 1: MSFSQKLERLLQHHNELRDALATSTVSDPQEFARLSKEYSDLTPVAEAISLLKDTEQEIANLEALLSDPSTDKEMKDFASQELQELKTKLPELELSIKIRLLPKDEDDERNVILEVRAGTGGEEAALFANALLRMYQRYAAVKGWKYEILDMSETGIGGIREASASITGKGVYARLKYESGVHRVQRVPETEASGRIHTSAATVAVLPEVEDVDIHIDDKDLVIDVYRASGAGGQHVNTTDSAVRITHTPSGIVVCQQDERSQHKNKAKAMKILRARLYESERMKKAAERAASRKSQVGSGDRSERIRTYNFPQGRVSDHRINLTLYKIQQFMEGEALDEMIDALTTEDQAVKLAEATEA, translated from the coding sequence GTGTCTTTTTCTCAAAAATTAGAACGTCTTCTCCAACACCACAATGAGCTCCGTGATGCTCTGGCCACAAGCACGGTCAGCGATCCCCAAGAATTTGCAAGGCTCTCAAAGGAATATTCAGACCTTACCCCTGTGGCTGAGGCCATATCCCTTCTGAAAGACACGGAGCAAGAAATTGCGAATCTCGAGGCACTTTTGAGCGATCCCTCAACGGACAAAGAGATGAAAGACTTTGCCTCACAAGAACTTCAAGAACTAAAAACAAAACTGCCAGAGCTGGAACTCTCCATTAAGATTCGACTGCTTCCAAAAGATGAAGATGATGAACGCAACGTCATTTTAGAAGTGAGAGCCGGTACTGGCGGTGAAGAAGCAGCGCTCTTTGCCAATGCTCTTTTACGTATGTATCAGCGCTATGCGGCCGTCAAAGGGTGGAAATATGAAATCCTCGATATGAGTGAAACCGGCATTGGCGGCATTCGAGAAGCCTCCGCCTCCATTACTGGAAAGGGCGTTTACGCCCGCCTGAAGTATGAGTCTGGGGTTCACCGCGTTCAGCGCGTCCCTGAAACCGAAGCCAGCGGGCGCATTCACACCTCTGCCGCAACAGTCGCTGTTCTTCCCGAAGTTGAAGACGTGGATATTCACATAGATGATAAAGACCTCGTGATTGATGTCTATCGCGCTTCTGGTGCCGGCGGACAACACGTCAATACAACCGATAGCGCCGTTCGCATCACCCATACCCCTTCTGGCATTGTCGTTTGCCAACAAGATGAACGGTCACAGCATAAGAATAAGGCAAAAGCCATGAAGATTTTGCGCGCGCGGCTCTATGAGTCTGAGCGCATGAAAAAGGCGGCGGAACGCGCTGCCAGCCGGAAAAGCCAAGTAGGTTCAGGTGATCGGTCAGAGCGCATTCGTACCTACAACTTCCCTCAAGGGCGGGTCAGCGATCATCGTATCAACCTCACTCTTTACAAAATTCAACAATTCATGGAAGGCGAAGCTTTGGATGAAATGATTGATGCTCTCACCACAGAAGATCAAGCTGTTAAACTGGCTGAAGCGACGGAAGCTTAA
- a CDS encoding outer membrane beta-barrel protein, giving the protein MKKFLISAFCSAAMVGGTIASASSPTSASDPTSAPSSASASGPSPAFNGLYIGFGITYSEGNINNKVTYTNGTLRASSKGPGVNGLLGYGALLWGGLYLGAEVGFGYDGSRFNSKSAGSGAAYTWRFHSKSNITSSIAGRLGYAYESILPYLKFGFEGRSDVKLKNSSGNNATFGGKDITLGRNGFILGGGIDYALTNNVFVRAEYTHNYGTSSRYIFNNGLVADFRTPTNTFLIGAGYRY; this is encoded by the coding sequence GTGAAAAAATTTCTAATAAGTGCATTCTGCTCAGCCGCAATGGTTGGCGGCACCATCGCATCAGCCTCAAGTCCAACTTCGGCTTCAGATCCAACATCAGCCCCAAGTTCTGCTTCGGCATCAGGCCCAAGCCCAGCTTTTAACGGGTTATATATTGGTTTTGGCATCACTTATTCTGAGGGGAATATCAATAACAAGGTCACCTATACTAATGGCACTCTCCGGGCTTCCTCCAAAGGGCCTGGTGTTAATGGACTTTTGGGCTATGGTGCCCTCTTGTGGGGTGGTTTGTACCTTGGTGCTGAAGTCGGATTTGGCTATGATGGTTCCCGTTTCAACAGCAAAAGCGCTGGTTCGGGCGCGGCTTATACCTGGAGATTCCACTCAAAATCCAACATAACGTCGAGCATTGCTGGGCGTTTAGGGTATGCCTATGAGAGTATTTTGCCCTATCTAAAGTTTGGTTTTGAGGGCCGCTCCGATGTTAAACTCAAGAATAGCAGTGGTAACAACGCGACATTTGGTGGAAAAGACATTACCTTAGGCCGCAATGGGTTTATCCTTGGGGGCGGAATTGACTACGCCCTCACCAACAATGTATTTGTAAGGGCGGAGTACACTCACAACTATGGAACCTCTTCCCGATATATATTTAACAATGGTTTGGTTGCTGATTTCCGAACCCCAACAAATACATTTCTCATCGGCGCTGGATATCGGTACTAA
- a CDS encoding lysophospholipase has translation MNGDKVLYLEALCKKEGYGFLTFDYSGHGQSSGLFEEGTISQWLADALAIIDALTDGPLILVGSSMGGWLALHSAIQRPQRVVGLIGIASAPDFTQELMWEEFTENQQDEMMNQGWTILPTEHNNQGWTITKDLIEDGRTHLLLDKPIPLTIPIRLLHGMLDVTVPPSYSHKIMDLVTSPDVTLTLIKSGNHRLSRPEDMRILGDHLEDLVTGYLLTREG, from the coding sequence ATGAACGGCGACAAGGTCCTCTACTTAGAGGCTTTGTGCAAAAAAGAAGGATACGGTTTCTTAACCTTTGACTATTCTGGGCACGGCCAGTCTTCCGGACTCTTTGAGGAGGGCACCATCAGTCAATGGTTGGCCGACGCGTTGGCCATTATTGATGCCCTCACGGACGGTCCCCTGATTTTAGTCGGATCCAGCATGGGGGGATGGCTCGCCCTCCATTCCGCTATCCAGCGCCCTCAACGGGTTGTCGGATTGATCGGCATTGCCTCAGCACCGGACTTTACCCAAGAGCTCATGTGGGAAGAATTTACAGAAAATCAGCAAGATGAAATGATGAATCAGGGTTGGACCATTCTTCCAACGGAGCATAACAACCAAGGGTGGACGATTACCAAGGACCTCATTGAAGACGGACGCACCCATCTTCTTCTTGATAAACCCATCCCCCTCACCATCCCCATTCGTCTTCTTCATGGCATGCTGGATGTCACCGTACCCCCCAGTTACTCTCACAAAATCATGGACTTGGTCACCAGCCCTGATGTCACGCTCACCCTCATAAAATCCGGAAACCATCGTCTTTCTCGACCAGAAGACATGCGCATTTTAGGAGACCACCTCGAGGATTTGGTAACCGGTTATCTCTTGACAAGGGAAGGTTAA
- a CDS encoding ribonuclease H-like domain-containing protein, whose amino-acid sequence MKIHLHQNDLPGDVDLGNLVAIDTEAMGLRPHRDRLCLVQLSSGDGVCHLVQFPDRHYESAHNLKKLLADPKVTKLFHFARFDVMILSYYIGVVSTPIYCTKIASKLIRTFTERHSLKDLCKDLLKIEISKQEQTSDWGVKELSQDQLRYAATDVLHLHALKTQLDALLMRENQMDLAQACFSFLPYRTQLDLTAGEEFDIFHH is encoded by the coding sequence ATGAAAATTCACTTGCACCAAAACGACTTGCCAGGAGACGTTGATTTAGGCAACTTGGTTGCGATTGATACAGAAGCCATGGGCTTACGTCCCCATCGGGATCGTCTATGCTTGGTTCAACTGTCTTCTGGAGATGGGGTTTGCCATTTAGTGCAGTTTCCGGACAGACACTATGAAAGCGCCCATAATTTAAAGAAGTTGCTGGCAGACCCGAAGGTCACCAAGCTTTTTCACTTCGCCCGCTTTGACGTGATGATCTTGTCTTATTATATAGGGGTTGTTTCAACGCCTATATACTGCACCAAGATTGCCTCCAAACTGATTCGAACCTTCACAGAACGACATAGCTTGAAAGATTTGTGTAAAGACCTTCTCAAAATCGAAATCTCCAAACAAGAACAAACCTCCGACTGGGGTGTCAAAGAGCTTTCTCAAGACCAGCTGCGCTATGCCGCAACGGACGTTTTGCATCTTCATGCCCTCAAAACGCAATTGGATGCTCTTTTGATGCGTGAAAACCAAATGGACCTGGCACAAGCTTGCTTTTCGTTTCTCCCCTATCGCACGCAGCTGGACCTCACGGCGGGCGAAGAGTTTGATATATTCCATCATTAA
- a CDS encoding KpsF/GutQ family sugar-phosphate isomerase translates to MAEAVALKVSQVSSILETGRTALLTETAGLQALADSLNENFETAVELIKNLSGRVIISGMGKSAHVARKIAATLASTGQPAYFVHPAEASHGDLGMITADDLVIALSYSGETQELGSLITYTRRFNIPLIAITGKEKGTLGQVATIVLALPKVAEACPMGLAPTTSTTMMMALGDALAVSLLSLRGFSPNEFQIFHPGGNLGNSLARVGDRMHKGEKLPIVDENTLMGEVLLEMSAKGFGCIGVTNPQGLLTGVITDGDLRRHMSPHLLTQKAIDVMTPNPAVVAPDTLMAQALSLLNQKSITSLFVVESLNQPAKPCGIVHIHDFLRMGIV, encoded by the coding sequence ATGGCGGAAGCTGTTGCTCTCAAGGTTAGCCAAGTATCGTCGATATTAGAAACAGGCAGAACCGCTCTCTTGACGGAAACCGCTGGGTTACAAGCCCTGGCTGACTCTTTAAATGAGAATTTTGAGACCGCCGTTGAGCTTATTAAGAACCTCTCTGGTCGCGTCATCATCAGCGGCATGGGAAAAAGCGCCCATGTTGCCCGGAAGATCGCCGCAACGCTAGCATCTACCGGACAGCCTGCCTATTTCGTCCATCCAGCTGAGGCCAGCCATGGTGACCTTGGCATGATCACAGCGGATGATTTGGTCATCGCCCTTTCCTATTCTGGGGAAACGCAAGAGCTGGGCAGCCTTATCACCTATACCCGTCGTTTTAACATTCCTCTTATTGCCATTACAGGCAAAGAAAAGGGCACCCTTGGTCAGGTGGCAACGATTGTGTTGGCCTTACCAAAAGTGGCCGAAGCTTGCCCGATGGGGCTCGCCCCTACAACCTCTACGACCATGATGATGGCTTTGGGAGATGCGCTGGCCGTTTCTCTCCTGTCTTTGCGGGGATTTTCCCCCAACGAATTTCAAATCTTTCACCCCGGGGGAAATTTGGGCAATAGCTTAGCGCGCGTGGGAGATCGTATGCACAAAGGCGAGAAACTTCCCATCGTTGATGAAAATACCCTCATGGGGGAAGTGCTACTCGAGATGTCCGCCAAGGGATTTGGGTGCATTGGCGTAACGAATCCGCAAGGGTTATTGACGGGCGTGATTACGGACGGTGACTTGCGTCGTCATATGAGTCCGCACTTACTGACCCAAAAGGCGATCGACGTCATGACCCCCAACCCCGCCGTTGTTGCCCCCGATACGCTCATGGCTCAAGCGTTGTCCTTGTTAAACCAAAAGTCAATCACCAGTCTTTTTGTGGTGGAATCCTTAAATCAACCTGCCAAACCTTGTGGCATTGTTCACATTCATGACTTCTTGCGTATGGGAATTGTTTAG
- the lptC gene encoding LPS export ABC transporter periplasmic protein LptC: protein MTTHPPRLRNFKPRMKLSDIPSLKGRSRMIERLKYSLPGIALVALVVLIGWPQFQKWTYGQKPTLAQTRLVPKTNNTATLPEYKSIDNKNQPYTITADHGVETSPEEIDLTQPKMDLNLHSGERVTLTSDSGKLNKATNQIHLVGNVTLTHSLGYHLHTAQAWIDYNQGTAHSNDAVWGNGPAGTIEARGFRMTERGAKVSFIGGAQLLLMKGEKPE from the coding sequence ATGACCACGCACCCCCCCCGCTTGCGCAATTTTAAGCCTCGAATGAAATTGAGCGACATCCCGTCTCTAAAAGGCCGGAGTCGGATGATCGAGCGGCTGAAATATAGCCTGCCCGGAATAGCTCTTGTTGCCCTAGTGGTGTTGATTGGCTGGCCTCAGTTCCAAAAATGGACCTATGGACAAAAACCAACCCTTGCCCAAACACGACTGGTTCCAAAAACAAATAATACAGCGACGCTCCCAGAATATAAGAGCATCGATAATAAGAATCAGCCCTATACAATTACAGCTGATCACGGCGTAGAGACCTCCCCTGAAGAAATTGATTTGACCCAGCCCAAGATGGACTTGAATTTACATTCAGGTGAAAGGGTGACTTTAACATCAGATTCAGGCAAGCTAAATAAAGCGACCAACCAAATACACTTAGTAGGCAACGTGACCCTAACCCATTCCCTCGGGTATCATTTACATACCGCTCAAGCCTGGATTGACTACAATCAAGGAACGGCTCATAGCAATGATGCTGTTTGGGGAAATGGTCCTGCAGGCACAATTGAAGCCCGCGGCTTCCGTATGACGGAGCGCGGTGCTAAAGTAAGCTTTATTGGAGGAGCACAACTGCTCTTGATGAAGGGAGAAAAGCCTGAATGA
- a CDS encoding LptA/OstA family protein, whose amino-acid sequence MTYGIIRIMSSLCFLSPAFATPQTPSSPPVSTNQANIKIISDEMDCNQTTNVCIAKGNAIAEKLGDSKVKILKADQITAYFAKDGENGPMKVVRLEADGNVFFIIGDIIVQGKRGHYATEEETAEVFEDVKITNGENQLEGGYGKVHMKTGQYTIRNTDNRVQALIFTKDKNREPMGNTKINDNQGGTPCPKP is encoded by the coding sequence ATGACATACGGGATTATACGCATCATGAGCAGTCTTTGTTTTTTGAGTCCTGCGTTTGCAACGCCCCAAACTCCCTCCTCTCCCCCCGTATCCACCAATCAAGCAAACATCAAAATCATATCCGATGAAATGGACTGCAACCAAACCACAAACGTTTGTATTGCCAAGGGAAATGCCATTGCTGAAAAGCTTGGCGATTCAAAGGTAAAGATTTTAAAGGCAGACCAAATCACTGCTTATTTTGCCAAAGACGGGGAAAATGGCCCTATGAAAGTGGTTCGCTTAGAAGCAGATGGAAATGTATTTTTTATCATTGGGGACATTATTGTCCAAGGAAAGCGGGGCCATTATGCAACCGAAGAAGAAACAGCAGAAGTCTTTGAGGATGTAAAAATTACCAACGGTGAAAACCAATTAGAAGGTGGATATGGAAAAGTTCACATGAAGACCGGTCAGTACACCATTCGAAACACGGACAATCGTGTTCAAGCTCTCATTTTTACCAAAGATAAAAATAGAGAACCCATGGGAAATACAAAAATTAACGACAATCAAGGGGGCACCCCATGTCCAAAGCCATAA
- the lptB gene encoding LPS export ABC transporter ATP-binding protein: MSKAIIPTGLVAENLGKTYSKRPILMGASFHLQRGEAIGLLGPNGAGKTTCFSIITGLISPDMGRIWLDGHDITHLPMYRRARLGIGYLPQEASIFRGMSVEQNIRAVLELVEPSKDLREQIIDALLDEFAISHLRQSPAVSLSGGERRRVEIARALATSPHFLLLDEPLAGIDPIAMNEIRELIFHLKVRGIGVLITDHNVRETLDIVDRAYILHNGQVLMEGTPEEIISHKDVRRVYLGERFSL; the protein is encoded by the coding sequence ATGTCCAAAGCCATAATCCCTACGGGTCTCGTCGCTGAGAATTTAGGGAAAACCTACAGCAAGCGTCCTATTTTAATGGGAGCCAGCTTTCACCTTCAGCGGGGGGAAGCCATTGGACTTTTAGGGCCAAACGGTGCCGGAAAAACGACCTGCTTCTCCATCATCACGGGGCTTATTTCTCCCGATATGGGAAGAATATGGCTCGATGGTCATGACATTACCCATTTACCAATGTATCGTCGTGCCCGCCTTGGCATCGGGTACTTGCCTCAGGAGGCCTCTATTTTTAGAGGCATGAGCGTTGAACAAAATATTCGAGCGGTCTTGGAACTCGTTGAACCTTCCAAAGACCTTCGCGAACAAATCATAGATGCTCTGCTAGATGAATTTGCGATTAGCCATTTGCGTCAATCCCCTGCTGTTTCGTTATCCGGTGGCGAACGTCGACGGGTCGAAATTGCCCGAGCGCTTGCTACATCTCCTCATTTTCTCTTGCTCGATGAGCCTTTGGCTGGAATTGACCCTATTGCCATGAATGAAATTCGTGAATTAATTTTCCATCTCAAAGTTCGCGGAATTGGTGTCTTAATCACGGACCATAACGTTCGGGAAACCCTTGATATTGTTGATAGAGCTTATATTTTGCACAACGGACAAGTCCTGATGGAAGGAACCCCTGAAGAAATCATTTCACATAAAGATGTGCGCCGTGTTTACTTAGGAGAAAGGTTTAGTCTTTAA
- the raiA gene encoding ribosome-associated translation inhibitor RaiA, with translation MKISTSGKHIEVGESLRTHIESALKALVTRQLGDVLEANVVISKGRYEFKTDISVHVSRHFTVRAHADDDDPYRSCDLALEKMEARIHRYKTRLRDQKRVRDEDTFPAQQYVINAKDEDTGADTPLIIAEMSHEIPTISVGEAVMLMDLSDSTVMMFKNTKSGHFNVVYRRDDGHIGWIDPSIVKK, from the coding sequence ATGAAAATATCGACATCTGGAAAGCATATTGAAGTTGGAGAAAGCTTAAGAACGCATATTGAGTCAGCCCTCAAAGCACTCGTTACACGCCAATTAGGGGATGTTCTCGAAGCCAACGTTGTCATTTCTAAAGGCAGATATGAATTTAAAACAGATATATCTGTTCACGTCAGTCGCCACTTCACTGTGCGCGCTCATGCAGATGATGATGATCCTTACCGCAGTTGTGATTTGGCTCTTGAGAAAATGGAAGCCCGAATCCACCGGTACAAAACACGCCTCCGGGATCAAAAGCGCGTTCGGGATGAAGATACTTTTCCGGCTCAACAATACGTCATTAATGCAAAAGATGAAGATACTGGCGCCGATACACCTTTGATTATTGCCGAGATGAGTCATGAGATCCCAACAATTTCTGTTGGTGAGGCTGTAATGCTCATGGACTTAAGTGACTCTACAGTCATGATGTTTAAAAATACAAAGTCCGGTCACTTCAATGTGGTTTATCGACGTGATGATGGGCACATTGGATGGATTGATCCATCGATTGTTAAAAAATAG